The Streptomyces sp. 840.1 genome contains a region encoding:
- a CDS encoding helix-turn-helix domain-containing protein codes for MTEEDSQTGTEVLHILELLAEEAPAHAYEQLVARARRSGAAPHLIDQLTRAKGLALEVNALFERRRQREAELAALVGTALDLTAPSRLDATLRLITRRARLLLNTDLACTALADETTGDLTVGTADGAVSARTAGHRIPAAALAGGTLGELPGPFWTADHLADDGAGHTDALEDLLQAESLHAVLGVPLRAGDRCLGFLYVAERRTRHFTPDDVSLMCSLADLSAVAIETSRLLETVQAANTVLEDAGTRARAGLSDALQAKNLQDDLVRLVLEGIGMDELLARAVAELGGGISVRGPGGERLAGHGHTPRPDSAELERVRLNAAATGIACPLTGGTLVVPLSVRSEDVGSLHFHPAEPATGTSGWPGEKILSYARTVSLLLVMQRSTDVGGRADDDLLEDLVTWDGSAEGLERRSRRLADRLERPHVMVVARPRNAAADLVESWAAGHARRHRGMKTVQGDRLALLLPGDDPAACAAQVRAELAEATGAPVTAGAARVARGPDAVRRAHQEAVRCLDALTALGGAGRSAAARDLGFIGMLLGDEHDAPGFVERTLGPLLDHDAERFGNLVETLDGWFTAAGSPTRAGEILYVHPNTVSRRLERITQLLGPDWQQPERSLELQLALRLQRARIFQSPAPDDPRSWEPA; via the coding sequence ATGACAGAGGAGGACTCGCAGACCGGGACCGAGGTCCTGCACATTCTCGAACTCCTCGCGGAGGAGGCACCGGCCCACGCGTACGAGCAGCTCGTCGCCCGCGCCCGCCGCTCCGGCGCCGCGCCCCACCTGATCGACCAGCTGACCCGCGCCAAGGGCCTCGCCCTGGAAGTCAACGCCCTCTTCGAGAGGCGCCGCCAGCGCGAGGCCGAACTCGCCGCGCTCGTCGGCACCGCCCTCGACCTCACCGCGCCCTCCCGGCTCGACGCCACCCTCCGTCTGATCACCCGCCGCGCCCGGCTGCTGCTCAACACGGACCTCGCCTGCACCGCCCTGGCCGACGAGACCACCGGAGACCTGACCGTGGGCACCGCGGACGGTGCCGTCAGCGCCCGCACCGCCGGCCACCGCATACCCGCGGCCGCCCTCGCCGGCGGCACCCTGGGCGAACTGCCGGGCCCCTTCTGGACCGCGGACCATCTGGCCGACGACGGGGCCGGCCACACGGACGCCCTCGAAGACCTCCTGCAGGCCGAGTCCCTCCACGCCGTGCTCGGCGTCCCGCTGCGCGCCGGCGACCGCTGCCTGGGCTTCCTCTACGTGGCCGAGCGCAGGACCCGGCACTTCACCCCTGACGACGTGTCGCTCATGTGCTCCCTCGCCGACCTCTCCGCCGTCGCCATCGAGACCTCCCGCCTGCTGGAGACCGTGCAGGCCGCCAACACCGTCCTCGAGGACGCCGGGACCAGGGCCCGCGCCGGACTCAGTGACGCCCTGCAGGCCAAGAACCTCCAGGACGACCTGGTCCGCCTCGTCCTGGAGGGCATCGGCATGGACGAACTCCTGGCCCGCGCCGTCGCCGAGCTGGGCGGCGGCATCTCCGTCCGGGGTCCGGGCGGCGAACGCCTCGCCGGGCACGGCCACACCCCCCGCCCCGACAGTGCCGAACTGGAGCGCGTACGGCTCAACGCCGCGGCCACCGGCATCGCCTGCCCGCTGACCGGCGGCACCCTGGTCGTGCCGCTCTCCGTCCGTTCCGAGGACGTCGGCTCGCTCCACTTCCACCCTGCGGAGCCGGCCACCGGCACCTCGGGGTGGCCCGGCGAGAAGATCCTCTCCTACGCACGCACCGTGTCCCTGCTGCTCGTCATGCAGCGTTCCACGGACGTCGGGGGGCGGGCCGACGACGACCTCCTGGAGGACCTCGTCACCTGGGACGGGTCCGCCGAGGGCCTGGAGCGGCGCTCCCGGCGGCTGGCGGACCGTCTGGAACGCCCCCACGTCATGGTCGTCGCCCGTCCCCGTAACGCGGCGGCCGACCTCGTCGAGAGCTGGGCCGCCGGCCACGCCCGCCGCCACCGGGGCATGAAGACCGTCCAGGGCGACCGGCTCGCCCTCCTCCTGCCCGGGGACGACCCGGCCGCCTGCGCCGCCCAGGTCCGCGCGGAACTCGCCGAGGCCACCGGCGCACCCGTCACGGCGGGGGCGGCCCGGGTCGCCCGGGGCCCGGACGCGGTCCGCCGCGCCCACCAGGAGGCCGTCCGCTGCCTGGACGCCCTCACCGCGCTCGGCGGCGCCGGGCGCTCGGCCGCCGCCCGCGACCTCGGGTTCATCGGCATGCTGCTCGGCGACGAGCACGACGCCCCCGGGTTCGTGGAACGCACCCTCGGCCCGCTCCTCGACCACGACGCCGAGCGGTTCGGCAACCTCGTCGAGACCCTCGACGGCTGGTTCACCGCCGCCGGCAGCCCCACCCGGGCCGGCGAGATCCTCTACGTCCACCCCAACACGGTCTCCCGCAGGCTGGAGCGCATCACCCAGCTGCTCGGCCCGGACTGGCAGCAACCGGAACGCTCGCTGGAACTCCAGCTCGCCCTGCGCCTGCAACGGGCACGTATCTTCCAGAGTCCCGCACCCGACGACCCCCGGTCATGGGAACCGGCGTGA
- a CDS encoding 4'-phosphopantetheinyl transferase yields MIEEILPPGTVSADTHGEFPPELLFAQERALVRDAVEERRREFATARVCAHRALAALGRAAGPVLTGRRGEPLWPAGTTGSLTHCEGYRGAALAPADRWRALGIDAEPHLALPPGVTRGVASATEREQLRELARRHPGTHWGRLLFSAKESVFKAWSPLTHRTLDFDSAELELDPAARTFTARMRIPGPVLDGRALTGLTGRWTVADGILLTAVAVPAPARRSSGTARDPFAP; encoded by the coding sequence GTGATCGAGGAGATCCTCCCGCCCGGGACGGTCTCGGCCGACACCCACGGGGAGTTCCCGCCGGAACTCCTCTTCGCGCAGGAGCGGGCCCTGGTCCGCGACGCCGTCGAGGAGCGGCGCCGCGAGTTCGCCACGGCCCGCGTGTGCGCCCACCGGGCGCTCGCCGCCCTCGGGCGGGCCGCCGGGCCGGTGCTCACCGGCCGCCGCGGCGAACCCCTGTGGCCCGCCGGCACGACCGGCTCCCTCACCCACTGCGAGGGCTACCGGGGCGCCGCCCTGGCGCCCGCCGACCGCTGGCGGGCGCTGGGCATCGACGCGGAGCCGCACCTGGCGCTGCCGCCGGGCGTGACCCGGGGAGTCGCCTCGGCCACCGAGCGCGAGCAGCTGCGCGAACTCGCCCGCCGCCACCCCGGCACCCACTGGGGCCGGCTGCTGTTCAGCGCCAAGGAGTCCGTGTTCAAGGCCTGGTCCCCGCTCACCCACCGGACCCTGGACTTCGACTCCGCAGAACTCGAACTCGACCCGGCCGCACGGACGTTCACCGCCCGGATGCGGATCCCCGGACCGGTGCTCGACGGCCGGGCCCTGACCGGGCTGACCGGCCGGTGGACGGTGGCGGACGGAATCCTGCTGACCGCCGTGGCCGTCCCGGCCCCGGCCCGCCGATCCTCCGGCACCGCTCGGGATCCGTTCGCGCCGTGA
- a CDS encoding bifunctional 2-polyprenyl-6-hydroxyphenol methylase/3-demethylubiquinol 3-O-methyltransferase UbiG, translating into MTTTEAPADSGYADGIARLYDLVHQGKGKDYANEAADLAALVASRAPGARSLLDVACGTGLHLEHLTRAFDTVEGVEISADMRDIAVRRNPDVPVHLGDMRDFAIGTTFSAVTCMFSSIGHMRDQAELDAALARFAAHLEPGGVVLVEPWWFPATFTPGFVGASITEAEGKTVSRVSHSRLEGDATRIDVHYLIAEPGQDIAHLSETHLITLFTREAYELAFVRAGLAVEFQEGGPSGRGLFIGVRT; encoded by the coding sequence GTGACCACCACCGAAGCCCCCGCGGACAGCGGCTACGCGGACGGCATAGCCCGCCTCTACGACCTGGTCCACCAGGGCAAGGGCAAGGACTACGCGAACGAGGCGGCCGACCTGGCCGCCCTGGTCGCCTCCCGCGCCCCCGGCGCCCGCAGCCTCCTCGACGTGGCCTGCGGCACCGGCCTCCACCTGGAACACCTCACCCGGGCCTTCGACACCGTCGAGGGCGTGGAGATCTCCGCGGACATGCGGGACATCGCCGTACGCCGCAACCCGGACGTCCCCGTCCACCTCGGCGACATGCGCGACTTCGCGATCGGCACCACCTTCTCCGCTGTCACCTGCATGTTCAGCTCCATCGGCCACATGCGCGACCAGGCCGAACTCGACGCGGCCCTGGCCCGCTTCGCGGCCCACCTCGAACCGGGCGGCGTCGTCCTGGTCGAACCCTGGTGGTTCCCCGCCACGTTCACCCCGGGCTTCGTCGGCGCGTCCATCACCGAGGCCGAGGGCAAGACCGTCTCCCGCGTCTCGCACTCGCGGCTGGAGGGCGACGCCACCCGCATCGACGTGCACTACCTGATCGCCGAGCCCGGCCAGGACATCGCGCACCTCTCCGAGACCCACCTCATCACCCTCTTCACGCGCGAGGCCTACGAGCTGGCCTTCGTCCGCGCCGGCCTCGCCGTCGAGTTCCAGGAGGGCGGCCCGTCCGGGCGGGGCCTCTTCATCGGCGTCCGGACGTGA